In a single window of the Streptomyces brevispora genome:
- a CDS encoding homogentisate 1,2-dioxygenase, with protein sequence MAYYRSLGEVPPVRHTVFRSDTGDLYYEELMGEEGFSSDSSLLYHRHIPSAVVGARRWELPDQTLTPNAPLLPRHLRLHDLADATTLAETDAVRGRRLVLGNEDVRISYVVAGGTSPLYRNALGDECVYVEAGEAVVETVFGALPARQGDYVVIPRATTHRWVVEEGREVRLYAIEANSHIAPPKRYLSQYGQLLEHAPYCERDLVGPSEPLHVEETDVDVYIKHRSPAGVTGTIHTLPHHPFDVVGWDGCLYPYTFNIADFMPITGKVHQPPPVHQVFEGDNFVICNFVPRKVDYHEKSVPVPYYHSNVDSDEVMFYVGGDYEARKGSAIGLGSISFHPGGHPHGPQPGAIEASLGKDYFDETGVMVDTFRPLQLGEAGLATEDKAYASSWSGGRWLA encoded by the coding sequence ATGGCGTACTACCGCTCACTGGGCGAGGTGCCGCCGGTCCGGCACACCGTGTTCCGGTCGGACACCGGGGACCTGTACTACGAGGAACTCATGGGTGAGGAAGGCTTCTCTTCCGACTCCTCCCTCCTGTACCACCGTCATATCCCGTCAGCGGTCGTGGGCGCCCGACGCTGGGAGCTTCCCGACCAGACGCTCACCCCCAACGCTCCCTTGCTGCCCCGGCACCTGAGGCTGCACGACCTCGCGGATGCCACGACCCTCGCCGAGACCGACGCCGTCAGGGGGCGTCGTCTCGTTCTGGGTAACGAGGACGTGCGCATCTCCTACGTCGTCGCGGGCGGCACCTCACCGCTTTACCGCAACGCGCTCGGCGACGAGTGCGTCTACGTGGAGGCCGGCGAGGCCGTCGTCGAGACCGTCTTCGGTGCCCTGCCGGCACGCCAGGGCGACTACGTCGTCATCCCCCGCGCCACCACGCACCGATGGGTCGTGGAGGAAGGCCGGGAGGTCCGGCTCTACGCCATCGAGGCGAACAGCCACATCGCGCCGCCCAAGCGCTACCTGTCGCAGTACGGGCAGCTGCTCGAGCACGCTCCGTACTGCGAGCGCGACCTGGTGGGCCCGTCCGAGCCGCTGCACGTCGAAGAGACGGACGTCGACGTCTACATCAAGCACCGGAGCCCGGCGGGGGTCACCGGCACCATCCACACGCTGCCCCACCATCCGTTCGACGTCGTGGGCTGGGACGGCTGCCTCTACCCCTACACGTTCAACATCGCCGACTTCATGCCGATCACCGGAAAGGTGCACCAGCCGCCGCCGGTCCACCAGGTCTTCGAGGGTGACAACTTCGTGATCTGCAACTTCGTGCCGCGCAAGGTGGACTACCACGAGAAGTCGGTGCCGGTGCCTTACTACCACTCCAACGTCGACTCCGACGAGGTCATGTTCTACGTCGGAGGCGACTACGAGGCCCGCAAGGGCTCCGCCATCGGACTCGGCTCGATCTCCTTCCACCCGGGCGGCCACCCCCACGGGCCACAGCCCGGCGCGATCGAGGCCAGCCTCGGCAAGGACTACTTCGACGAAACCGGCGTCATGGTCGACACCTTCCGGCCGCTGCAGCTGGGCGAGGCCGGCCTCGCGACCGAGGACAAGGCCTACGCGTCCTCCTGGAGCGGCGGGCGGTGGCTCGCGTGA